In a genomic window of Anoxybacter fermentans:
- a CDS encoding GNAT family N-acetyltransferase, with product MRIREMTINDYEEVYRLWASAGITLKKSDEREEIEKMLKRNPNTCLVGEKDGKIIAAVMGGFDGRRGYIHHLAVQPSLQGQGYGGQLLKELERRFTQMGVKKVHLFVVDTNKEVIGFYEKNGYIQRDELIPMSKTLLDEI from the coding sequence ATGAGGATTAGAGAAATGACCATTAATGATTATGAAGAGGTTTATAGGTTATGGGCCAGTGCTGGTATAACTCTTAAAAAATCGGATGAACGGGAAGAGATTGAGAAGATGCTTAAACGCAATCCTAATACCTGTCTGGTTGGAGAAAAGGATGGAAAAATTATTGCTGCAGTTATGGGAGGATTTGATGGGAGAAGAGGTTATATCCATCATCTGGCAGTTCAGCCATCGTTGCAGGGCCAGGGTTATGGTGGTCAACTACTTAAAGAATTGGAACGAAGATTTACCCAGATGGGTGTAAAAAAAGTTCACCTTTTTGTTGTAGATACCAATAAAGAGGTAATCGGTTTTTATGAAAAAAACGGTTACATTCAGCGAGATGAATTAATTCCTATGAGTAAAACTTTACTTGATGAAATTTAA
- the lysA gene encoding diaminopimelate decarboxylase, giving the protein MRLHGTMQINENGHLMIGGCDTVELAREFGTPLLIIDEAEVRRRCFEYRTVFRGTGIEAETIYASKAFLTMALCRILKEEGLGLDVVSGGELFIAQSAGFPMDRVYFHGNNKTPEEIKQALEAGIGRFVVDNMQELQLLNYLAEEQGVTANVLFRVTPGIEAHTHEYIQTGQSDSKFGLGLANGIAMEVIRIASRLPRINICGLHCHIGSQIFNLESFRKAGEVMMDFCNEIRRELGIEIRELNLGGGIGIPYTEKDPEVSIRDYALIVADTLKKKAFQLNLPLPKVINEPGRYIIGPAGTTLYTIGVIKEIPGIRTYLSVDGGMTDNIRPALYNARYEAIVTNKAFKDPIKTVTVVGRCCESGDMLIHDLKIPEVEPGDILAVFCTGAYTYSMASNYNGLPRIAVVLVNDGEAEVIVRRETYRDLISRDQIPARLNL; this is encoded by the coding sequence ATGAGATTACACGGAACGATGCAAATTAATGAAAATGGTCATCTGATGATAGGTGGATGTGACACAGTAGAATTGGCCAGGGAATTTGGTACGCCCTTGCTAATTATTGATGAGGCAGAAGTGCGGAGGAGATGTTTTGAATACCGTACTGTTTTTAGAGGTACAGGTATTGAAGCAGAAACTATTTATGCTTCTAAAGCTTTTTTGACTATGGCTCTATGCCGGATTCTAAAAGAAGAGGGTTTAGGTCTGGATGTAGTATCGGGTGGAGAGCTGTTTATTGCCCAATCAGCCGGGTTTCCAATGGATAGAGTATATTTTCACGGTAATAATAAAACCCCAGAGGAAATAAAACAGGCTTTAGAAGCTGGGATTGGTCGTTTTGTAGTTGATAATATGCAGGAATTGCAGCTTTTAAATTACCTGGCCGAAGAACAGGGAGTAACAGCTAATGTACTGTTCAGGGTAACACCGGGTATTGAAGCTCATACTCATGAATATATCCAGACTGGTCAATCTGATTCTAAATTTGGTTTAGGGCTTGCTAATGGTATAGCTATGGAAGTGATTCGCATAGCTTCCAGATTGCCTCGGATAAATATTTGCGGTTTACACTGCCATATTGGTTCCCAGATCTTTAACCTGGAATCTTTTAGAAAAGCAGGGGAAGTAATGATGGATTTTTGTAATGAAATCCGCAGGGAATTAGGCATTGAGATAAGGGAGTTAAATTTGGGTGGAGGTATTGGTATTCCCTATACCGAAAAGGATCCGGAAGTTTCTATAAGAGATTATGCTCTGATTGTTGCTGATACTTTAAAAAAGAAGGCTTTTCAACTAAATTTGCCTCTTCCAAAGGTGATCAATGAACCCGGACGTTACATTATTGGCCCTGCTGGTACAACCTTATATACTATTGGCGTAATTAAAGAGATTCCGGGAATTCGTACTTATCTTTCCGTAGATGGAGGAATGACTGATAATATTCGGCCTGCTTTATATAATGCCAGGTATGAAGCTATTGTTACCAACAAAGCTTTTAAAGATCCGATTAAGACCGTGACCGTAGTTGGTCGTTGTTGTGAATCCGGTGACATGCTTATCCATGATCTTAAGATTCCTGAGGTAGAACCAGGAGACATTTTGGCTGTCTTCTGTACTGGTGCTTACACTTATTCTATGGCCAGCAATTATAATGGATTACCCAGGATAGCAGTTGTATTGGTTAATGATGGAGAAGCAGAAGTAATAGTTAGACGTGAAACTTATCGTGACCTGATTAGTCGGGATCAGATTCCTGCCCGCCTAAATCTATAG
- a CDS encoding GrpB family protein has protein sequence MRGEFNLLGLKRGIVKLHPYTNEWKRLYEEEKNLLWSSIGNYVVDIQHIGSTSIPGIEAKPIIDIMVGVRNLEDGEKCVEFLEKLGYEYKGEHGIPGRLFFAKGDSTMRTHHLHMVEWNSDFWRNHLLFRNYLRKHEDVAEEYLKLKRELAEKFAKDRDAYTAGKADFIQRVLKKADISGE, from the coding sequence ATGAGAGGTGAATTTAATTTGCTCGGTTTAAAGAGAGGTATTGTAAAACTTCATCCATATACAAATGAATGGAAGAGGCTTTATGAAGAAGAGAAAAATTTGTTGTGGTCTTCAATCGGTAATTATGTAGTGGATATTCAACACATAGGAAGTACTTCAATTCCTGGAATTGAGGCAAAACCGATAATTGATATAATGGTAGGGGTTCGAAATCTAGAAGATGGAGAGAAATGTGTTGAGTTCCTTGAGAAACTGGGATATGAATACAAAGGGGAACACGGGATACCAGGAAGACTATTTTTTGCAAAAGGGGATTCAACGATGAGAACTCATCATTTACACATGGTTGAATGGAACAGTGATTTCTGGAGGAACCATTTATTGTTTCGGAATTATCTTAGAAAACATGAGGATGTGGCTGAGGAATACTTAAAGCTTAAAAGAGAATTGGCAGAGAAATTTGCAAAAGATCGTGATGCTTATACAGCAGGAAAAGCCGATTTTATTCAGAGGGTCTTGAAGAAGGCTGATATTTCCGGTGAATGA
- a CDS encoding dimethylarginine dimethylaminohydrolase family protein: MLRNEGDRLTRVVVCSPKIEYFRVDDLKLHNITELSDPAKAIEQHDKLKSTMSEFGCQVIDIPELSNHPNSVFTMDTALCTPQGYIKLRMGLKTREGEEEWMAQHLETLGEPYAGCIEPPGTVEGGDVILAGSVAFVGCSRRTNREGVRQISDLLKRMGYEVRVTTVPEPYLHIGGAMSMIGPERVLCCKGVFPDDFFNGFEKIEVSGDTFISGNVINLGENEVIADIRNKEAIEKLEQANFTIHALDLSEFVKGTGGPSCLIMPVERK, translated from the coding sequence ATGTTAAGAAATGAAGGTGACAGATTAACACGGGTTGTTGTTTGTAGTCCTAAAATAGAATACTTCCGTGTTGATGATCTTAAATTACATAATATTACGGAACTTTCTGATCCAGCTAAAGCGATAGAGCAGCATGATAAATTAAAGTCAACCATGTCAGAGTTTGGCTGCCAGGTTATAGACATCCCTGAACTTTCAAATCACCCGAATTCTGTATTTACCATGGATACTGCATTATGTACTCCGCAGGGATATATTAAATTAAGAATGGGGTTGAAAACTAGAGAAGGAGAAGAAGAGTGGATGGCTCAGCATTTAGAAACATTGGGAGAGCCATATGCTGGCTGTATTGAACCACCTGGTACGGTAGAAGGTGGGGATGTCATATTAGCAGGTTCGGTTGCCTTTGTAGGATGTTCTAGAAGAACGAACAGAGAGGGAGTAAGACAGATATCTGATCTGCTAAAACGTATGGGGTATGAAGTGAGGGTAACAACAGTTCCAGAACCTTATTTGCATATAGGTGGCGCCATGAGCATGATTGGTCCAGAACGCGTACTTTGCTGTAAAGGAGTTTTTCCAGATGATTTTTTCAATGGATTTGAGAAGATTGAAGTTTCCGGTGATACATTTATCAGTGGAAATGTAATAAATCTAGGTGAGAATGAAGTTATTGCAGATATTAGAAATAAAGAGGCTATTGAAAAACTGGAACAGGCTAATTTTACTATTCATGCTTTGGATTTATCAGAGTTTGTAAAGGGAACTGGGGGGCCTAGCTGTCTTATAATGCCGGTTGAAAGAAAATAG
- a CDS encoding Rossmann-like and DUF2520 domain-containing protein: MARKSFALIGPGRVGTALSYLLQERGYILRTVVGRSDKSLNRAKLFLRGEITFTKDLAELPNDLNFIILGVKDDGIEEVVHSLWYKNLLKTQQVLIHLSGVLPSDVGQLSEMPEIGRLSLHPLQAVADVETGIGKLTQSVWSMEGNDKGIILGEELLGVLSVRWLKISKEQKPLYHAAACVVSNYLVTLMQQGIEMLKKVGFSPELAQEALFPLIEGTVLNLKEKPPCEALTGPIARGDSYTIAKHIQAISKVNHQWLELYRILGSATLQYAPLSENEVKLLSKIFSGEEYQ; the protein is encoded by the coding sequence ATGGCCAGGAAAAGTTTTGCCTTGATTGGCCCTGGTAGGGTGGGTACGGCCTTATCGTATCTTTTACAGGAGAGGGGGTATATTCTTAGAACGGTGGTAGGCCGTTCTGATAAATCTCTTAACCGGGCCAAATTATTTTTGCGCGGAGAAATTACATTTACAAAAGACCTGGCTGAATTACCCAACGATTTGAATTTTATTATCCTCGGTGTTAAAGATGATGGGATTGAAGAAGTGGTACACAGCTTATGGTATAAAAATTTGCTCAAAACCCAACAAGTTTTAATCCATTTAAGTGGAGTCCTTCCATCAGATGTAGGTCAGCTTTCTGAAATGCCAGAAATTGGCCGCCTATCCCTTCACCCTCTGCAAGCAGTGGCAGATGTGGAAACGGGAATCGGTAAACTAACCCAATCTGTCTGGAGTATGGAAGGTAATGATAAGGGAATTATTTTGGGAGAAGAGTTACTTGGGGTTCTATCGGTCAGGTGGCTTAAAATTAGTAAAGAACAAAAGCCACTATATCATGCAGCAGCCTGTGTGGTTTCTAATTATCTTGTAACCCTTATGCAACAGGGGATTGAAATGCTAAAAAAGGTGGGTTTTTCACCTGAGCTGGCCCAGGAAGCTCTCTTTCCTCTAATTGAAGGGACTGTCCTTAATTTAAAAGAAAAGCCACCTTGTGAAGCTTTGACAGGTCCCATTGCCAGAGGGGATAGTTATACTATTGCTAAACATATTCAGGCCATTTCTAAAGTAAATCATCAATGGTTGGAACTTTATCGCATATTGGGCAGTGCCACTTTGCAATATGCCCCTCTATCTGAGAATGAAGTTAAGCTTTTATCAAAAATTTTTTCCGGGGAGGAGTATCAATGA
- the panB gene encoding 3-methyl-2-oxobutanoate hydroxymethyltransferase: MKNKITIKTLIEMKERGEKITALTAYDVQTARLVDEAGVELILVGDSLGMVVLGYENTLPVTMEEMVHHTKAVVRGTERALVIADMPFMSYQTGVKDALVNAGRLMKEAGAHGVKLEGGREVLPQVETLVKAGIPVLGHLGLTPQSVHQLGGFKVQGKDQLQAERLKREAKELEDAGAFAIVLECIPAILAREISESLTIPTIGIGAGPYCDGQILVTQDLLGMDANFKPRFVRRYVNLHQIITQAVKEYITDVKMQNFPDEKESFSLSDSVNKTQLYSGGDSKDENS; this comes from the coding sequence ATGAAAAATAAAATTACAATTAAAACCTTGATTGAAATGAAAGAGAGAGGGGAGAAAATAACTGCCCTCACCGCTTACGATGTTCAGACTGCTAGACTTGTAGATGAAGCGGGTGTAGAGCTTATTTTAGTTGGTGATTCATTGGGCATGGTGGTTTTAGGGTATGAGAACACTTTACCTGTTACGATGGAGGAAATGGTCCATCATACAAAAGCAGTGGTTCGGGGAACTGAACGTGCGCTGGTGATTGCAGATATGCCTTTTATGTCTTACCAGACCGGGGTAAAGGATGCCTTAGTAAATGCAGGTCGATTGATGAAAGAAGCAGGAGCACATGGTGTTAAACTGGAAGGTGGACGGGAAGTTTTGCCACAGGTTGAAACCCTTGTTAAAGCTGGAATCCCAGTCTTAGGCCATCTCGGACTTACACCCCAATCGGTTCATCAATTGGGAGGATTTAAGGTTCAGGGGAAGGATCAGCTTCAGGCAGAACGTTTGAAAAGAGAGGCTAAAGAGCTAGAAGATGCAGGGGCATTTGCTATTGTCTTAGAGTGTATTCCAGCAATACTGGCCCGTGAAATCAGTGAATCTTTAACTATACCTACCATTGGTATTGGTGCTGGCCCTTACTGTGATGGGCAGATTCTTGTGACCCAGGATCTATTAGGAATGGATGCTAATTTTAAGCCCAGATTTGTCCGCCGTTATGTAAATCTTCATCAGATAATCACCCAGGCAGTAAAGGAATATATCACAGATGTAAAAATGCAGAATTTCCCTGATGAAAAGGAAAGTTTCAGTCTGTCTGACTCAGTAAATAAAACCCAACTGTATTCAGGAGGAGATAGTAAAGATGAAAATTCTTAA
- the panC gene encoding pantoate--beta-alanine ligase encodes MKILKTKAEVRKEVCNARREGKTIGFVPTMGYLHKGHLSLMERAKKENDLVVVSIFVNPTQFGPNEDYATYPRDLERDAKLAESVGVDIIFVPEVDEMYPENFQSYVEVTELTQNLCGAKRPGHFRGVCTVVTKLFNIVQPDRAYFGQKDAQQAIIIKRMVKDLDFPIEIITCPIVREEDGLAMSSRNTYLNPEERKAALVLNRSLKKAKEMIEGGERDAALIQAAMIEMIEKEPLAKIDYVSIVSTTTLKPVQRLSGPILIALAVFIGKTRLIDNIMLEVE; translated from the coding sequence ATGAAAATTCTTAAAACCAAAGCTGAGGTTCGTAAAGAGGTATGCAATGCCAGACGTGAGGGTAAAACTATTGGCTTTGTTCCAACGATGGGCTATCTTCATAAAGGTCATCTGTCTTTGATGGAAAGGGCAAAGAAAGAAAATGATCTGGTGGTGGTAAGCATTTTCGTAAATCCTACTCAATTTGGCCCCAATGAAGATTATGCTACCTATCCCCGGGATCTTGAACGGGATGCTAAATTAGCTGAATCGGTAGGTGTAGATATTATCTTTGTGCCGGAAGTAGATGAGATGTATCCAGAAAACTTTCAGAGTTATGTAGAAGTTACTGAATTGACTCAGAATCTCTGCGGAGCCAAAAGGCCTGGACATTTTCGAGGAGTCTGTACAGTTGTGACCAAGCTTTTTAATATCGTTCAGCCTGACAGGGCTTATTTCGGCCAGAAAGATGCTCAACAGGCTATTATCATTAAACGTATGGTTAAAGATCTGGATTTTCCTATTGAGATAATAACCTGTCCCATAGTACGTGAAGAAGACGGTTTGGCCATGAGTTCTAGAAATACCTATTTAAATCCCGAAGAAAGAAAAGCAGCATTGGTTCTAAATCGTTCCTTGAAGAAAGCGAAAGAGATGATAGAGGGCGGTGAAAGGGATGCGGCTTTGATTCAGGCAGCAATGATTGAAATGATCGAAAAGGAACCATTAGCAAAAATTGATTATGTTTCCATTGTTTCAACAACTACTTTAAAGCCGGTACAGCGACTTTCTGGTCCAATTTTGATTGCACTGGCTGTATTTATAGGTAAAACCCGTTTAATTGATAATATTATGCTGGAGGTGGAGTAA
- the panD gene encoding aspartate 1-decarboxylase, whose translation MYLEMMKAKLHRARVTDANLNYMGSITIDQDLLDAAGILPNEKVQVVNNNNGARFETYVISGERGSGVICLNGAAARLVQPGDEVIIIAYVYMTPEEARDWQPKVIFLNEKNEIITD comes from the coding sequence ATGTATTTAGAGATGATGAAAGCGAAATTACATCGGGCCCGGGTAACTGATGCTAACTTAAATTATATGGGAAGTATTACCATTGATCAGGATTTGCTGGATGCTGCTGGTATTCTGCCGAATGAAAAGGTACAGGTAGTAAATAATAATAATGGTGCTCGTTTTGAAACCTATGTAATTTCAGGCGAAAGAGGGTCAGGGGTTATCTGTTTAAATGGAGCCGCAGCACGATTAGTTCAGCCGGGTGATGAAGTAATCATTATTGCTTATGTTTATATGACACCAGAAGAAGCAAGAGACTGGCAGCCAAAGGTTATCTTTCTCAATGAAAAGAATGAGATAATAACCGATTGA
- the nadA gene encoding quinolinate synthase NadA, which yields MPTAEVAKRIKELKEKHNAIILAHNYQIEEVQDIADYVGDSFGLSQIAAETDADVIVFCGVHFMAESAKILSPDKKVILPVLDAGCPMADMVDVEGLRELKAKHPGVPVVTYVNSSAAVKAESDVCCTSSNAVEVVNSIDSDTVIFTPDKNLGSYVASKTNKNVIIWEGYCITHHRVEPDEVRKVKEAHPDALVLVHPETRPEVVALADHVDSTAGILRYVRESNHKKFIIGTEMGILHRLKKENPDKEFYILTPKLICANMKKTHLSHVLEALETLSPEIHVPEEIRIKAKRALERMLAIKGK from the coding sequence ATGCCTACTGCTGAAGTAGCCAAAAGAATTAAGGAATTGAAAGAAAAGCATAATGCTATTATTCTGGCTCATAATTATCAAATTGAAGAGGTTCAGGATATTGCTGATTATGTTGGCGACTCCTTCGGACTTAGTCAGATTGCTGCAGAAACTGATGCAGATGTAATAGTATTTTGCGGAGTTCATTTCATGGCAGAAAGTGCTAAGATTCTATCTCCAGATAAAAAAGTCATCTTACCGGTATTGGATGCAGGATGTCCGATGGCTGATATGGTGGATGTAGAGGGTTTACGGGAACTTAAGGCTAAACATCCGGGAGTACCGGTGGTTACTTATGTAAACTCATCTGCTGCCGTAAAAGCTGAGAGTGATGTCTGTTGCACTTCTTCTAATGCTGTAGAGGTTGTTAATTCTATAGATTCTGATACTGTTATCTTTACACCTGACAAGAATTTAGGTTCTTATGTTGCCAGTAAAACCAATAAAAATGTAATCATTTGGGAAGGATATTGTATCACTCATCATCGGGTTGAACCTGATGAAGTGAGAAAAGTAAAAGAAGCTCATCCTGATGCTTTGGTGCTGGTTCATCCTGAGACTAGACCGGAAGTAGTAGCTTTAGCTGATCATGTGGATAGTACAGCAGGAATTTTACGTTATGTTCGCGAAAGTAATCATAAAAAGTTTATTATAGGAACTGAGATGGGAATTCTCCATAGACTTAAGAAAGAGAATCCAGATAAAGAATTTTATATTCTAACTCCCAAATTGATCTGTGCAAACATGAAAAAGACCCACTTATCTCATGTGCTTGAAGCTCTGGAAACTTTGAGTCCGGAGATTCATGTACCTGAAGAGATTCGCATAAAAGCCAAACGGGCTTTAGAAAGAATGTTAGCTATTAAGGGAAAATAA
- the nadB gene encoding L-aspartate oxidase — protein sequence MKTPRYLLDYSNINFEKVYIDFLIIGTGIAGLYSAIHAHKWGKVLIVTKEKLEDSNTEHAQGGIAAVFDKEDSTELHLKDTLVAGAGLCNREAVQVLVNEGPARVRELIDMGTNFDRHHDQIALTREGAHSRRRILHAGGDATGEEVRRALTNVVVNQLGIPVHEKTFILDLITHEGRCYGALAYCHHYKKFVAYLAPITIVATGGCGQLYRTTSNPDVATGDGMAFAYRAGAELMDMEFIQFHPTTLYIPGLPAFLVSEAVRGEGAVLRNANGERFMHKYHPMAELAPRDVVARAIVDQMKKDGKLHVWLDITHRDAEFLKNRFPTIYKTCLKNGIDMAKDWLPVAPAAHYMMGGVRTDLYGATRIPGLFACGEVACTGVHGANRLASNSLLDGLVFGYRIFEKAIPEFKSFNEDLDKIPLFIPEPKYKKRRSLCSTYRKRLQLLMSEKVGIIRDEEGLKSALETLEDWSKCLEFEFSSMEEWETQNMIQIAYIMVRSALVRKESRGAHYRRDYPESILSYKGRHFVFQRESQESDSVELES from the coding sequence ATGAAAACCCCTCGATATTTGTTAGATTATTCAAACATTAATTTTGAGAAAGTTTACATTGATTTTCTAATCATCGGAACGGGAATTGCTGGTCTTTATTCTGCTATTCATGCTCATAAGTGGGGTAAAGTACTGATTGTGACTAAAGAAAAGCTGGAAGATAGTAATACTGAACATGCCCAGGGCGGAATAGCTGCTGTATTTGATAAAGAGGACAGTACAGAGCTGCACTTAAAAGATACATTGGTGGCAGGAGCAGGATTATGCAACCGGGAGGCAGTTCAAGTATTGGTCAATGAAGGTCCTGCCCGGGTTCGGGAATTGATTGATATGGGGACCAATTTTGACCGCCATCATGACCAGATTGCTCTGACCCGGGAAGGTGCTCACAGCAGACGTCGGATTCTCCATGCAGGTGGTGATGCTACCGGTGAAGAAGTCCGGCGTGCTCTTACCAATGTGGTAGTTAATCAATTAGGCATTCCTGTTCATGAAAAAACTTTTATTCTTGATTTGATTACTCATGAAGGCCGTTGCTATGGAGCATTGGCCTATTGTCATCATTATAAGAAATTTGTAGCATATTTGGCACCTATTACAATTGTAGCTACTGGAGGTTGTGGCCAGCTTTATCGGACAACCAGTAATCCAGATGTAGCTACCGGTGATGGAATGGCCTTTGCCTATCGGGCAGGTGCAGAATTAATGGATATGGAATTTATTCAATTCCATCCCACTACTCTTTATATTCCCGGTTTGCCTGCGTTTCTTGTTTCAGAAGCAGTTCGGGGAGAGGGAGCGGTTTTACGCAATGCCAATGGGGAACGATTTATGCATAAATATCATCCTATGGCTGAACTGGCTCCCCGGGATGTGGTAGCTAGAGCCATAGTCGATCAGATGAAAAAAGATGGTAAACTTCATGTCTGGCTGGATATTACCCATAGGGATGCAGAATTTTTAAAGAATCGTTTTCCAACCATCTATAAAACCTGCTTGAAGAACGGAATAGATATGGCAAAAGATTGGCTTCCAGTTGCACCTGCAGCCCATTATATGATGGGCGGAGTGAGAACCGACCTTTATGGAGCTACCCGGATTCCCGGTTTATTTGCCTGTGGTGAGGTGGCCTGTACCGGTGTTCATGGTGCTAATCGGCTAGCCAGTAATTCTCTTTTAGATGGATTGGTCTTTGGCTACCGGATTTTTGAAAAGGCGATTCCTGAATTTAAAAGTTTTAATGAGGATTTAGACAAAATTCCTCTTTTTATACCAGAACCTAAATATAAGAAGCGGCGTTCACTTTGTAGCACATATCGGAAGCGCTTACAACTGTTGATGTCTGAGAAGGTTGGTATTATAAGGGATGAAGAGGGTTTAAAATCTGCATTAGAGACCCTTGAAGATTGGAGTAAATGTCTTGAGTTTGAATTTTCCAGTATGGAAGAATGGGAAACTCAGAATATGATACAGATAGCATATATTATGGTACGGAGTGCATTGGTTCGTAAGGAAAGTCGAGGTGCCCATTATCGGAGAGATTATCCGGAATCTATCTTAAGTTATAAGGGACGGCATTTTGTTTTTCAGCGTGAAAGCCAGGAGAGTGATAGTGTTGAACTGGAATCATGA
- the nadC gene encoding carboxylating nicotinate-nucleotide diphosphorylase: MNWNHEIIIDIIRIGLKEDLGTGDVTTDSVVPEDHWSEAYITAKEEGVVAGLPLAQKIFEYIDPHLRFEAIRKDGDRVKFGDHLAKITGATRSILKGERLALNFLQRLSGIATKTAYYKSLVEDYSVRIVDTRKTTPGLRILEKYAVRVGGGHNHRMGLYDAVMIKDNHIEAAGDIRTAVELARKAIPHTMKIEVEVEDLEGVKEALEAGADIIMLDNMSLEMMKKAVEMINGRAIIEASGGITDENIKDVAATGVDVISMGALTHTVKSLDISLNINPEKIKDLTGRH; the protein is encoded by the coding sequence TTGAACTGGAATCATGAAATTATTATAGATATCATTCGGATAGGATTGAAGGAAGATTTAGGAACAGGGGATGTAACTACAGATTCGGTAGTACCCGAAGATCATTGGAGTGAAGCTTATATTACCGCTAAAGAAGAGGGGGTAGTGGCTGGTTTACCTCTGGCTCAGAAGATATTTGAGTATATAGATCCCCATTTGCGTTTTGAAGCTATTCGTAAAGATGGAGACCGGGTAAAATTTGGTGACCATCTGGCTAAAATCACCGGAGCTACCCGGAGTATTCTTAAAGGTGAAAGGCTTGCTTTGAACTTTTTACAGCGACTTTCTGGAATTGCTACCAAAACAGCTTATTATAAGAGTCTGGTTGAAGATTACTCTGTCCGGATTGTTGATACCCGTAAGACTACTCCTGGTTTAAGAATTCTTGAGAAATATGCGGTAAGAGTTGGTGGTGGCCATAATCATCGGATGGGTTTATATGATGCGGTGATGATTAAGGACAATCATATTGAGGCAGCGGGAGATATCCGCACTGCTGTAGAACTGGCACGCAAAGCTATACCTCATACGATGAAGATTGAGGTAGAGGTAGAGGATTTAGAAGGGGTTAAAGAAGCTTTGGAGGCTGGCGCAGATATAATTATGCTGGATAATATGAGTTTAGAGATGATGAAAAAAGCTGTAGAGATGATCAATGGTCGTGCCATCATTGAAGCTTCGGGTGGTATAACTGATGAGAATATTAAGGATGTGGCTGCTACAGGTGTTGATGTGATTTCTATGGGTGCTTTGACTCATACAGTAAAATCTCTGGATATAAGTTTGAATATTAATCCTGAAAAAATTAAAGATCTTACTGGCCGGCATTAA
- a CDS encoding phospholipase D-like domain-containing protein: MSKILTSHQIPGAVIDLIEETKEFCFLITPYYKPWNLLERALEKAANLEKKIVFIFRARDSLTNEMKLLNEKFGFDVVMVENLHTKLYMNERKVILSSMNLYDSSKENNYELGYILEGKRQAQEFKEKIIGGDILCVSGNVKMEHLAW; this comes from the coding sequence ATGAGTAAAATTCTAACAAGTCATCAGATACCAGGTGCGGTTATAGATTTAATTGAAGAAACTAAGGAGTTTTGTTTTTTAATAACTCCTTATTATAAACCATGGAATTTGTTAGAAAGAGCTTTAGAGAAAGCTGCAAATTTGGAAAAAAAGATTGTTTTTATTTTCAGAGCAAGGGATAGTTTAACTAATGAGATGAAATTGTTAAATGAAAAATTTGGGTTTGATGTAGTTATGGTGGAAAATTTGCATACAAAACTATATATGAATGAAAGAAAAGTAATTCTTAGTTCTATGAACTTATATGATAGTTCAAAAGAAAACAATTATGAATTAGGTTATATTTTAGAAGGAAAAAGACAGGCACAAGAATTTAAAGAAAAGATTATTGGTGGAGATATACTCTGTGTATCTGGCAATGTAAAAATGGAGCATTTGGCCTGGTAA